CTATActgattattttattctttggatCTACTTTCGTCCCTATAGCAGGtcttcagatatcaatgatataaGCGACACTGCTACTGACTCAAAACCTCATTTTGAGCAAGGTATGTGTCCAGATTAAACTTCAAGACTTTGGAGATAACTGAGACTGTAGCTTATCTCTTAGTTTGTTAAGGACGGGAGAACAAGGTCCTACGttacaaagaatcaatggaagccatggcctttctctataTGGGGCACGGATGTCATTAGGGCTGATCTCACCTAAGGTTTTCAACGGTTATCTTTATGGTCATCAATTACCTCACTAAGTAGGcagaagctgcttcatatgccaatatCGCAAAGTCAACAGTCTGTGAATTCTTGAAAAGCCATATGTCAGTATGAAATGCCAAAAAGGAGCACACCTGACAATGCACTAAAATTGAACAACGGCACGATGTtagaagtttgcagtctgttcaaggTTAACACATTTCGCCTCAAAATGCACGGCGCAGtggaagcaaaaataaaataaaaagaaagaggaaaaactGTTACCGGGGTAACATATTGCCTTATCGTATTTTTTTATTGAGgacaagattctttctctcCGAGTGTCAGATCAGATCTTGTTTGAAAagaaatgttcaaagttatcagTCTTGGTCAAATGCACCAAAAACAAAAGATGCGAGCTCACGAAATAAGGTTTGCCCTAGAGAGTTCTATGAGAGGGACCTAGAATCGAAGAAGACCCTCTCCCTACGAAAGAGACTTTAGAAGAAAGAGgatatcaaattgaaaagaacCTTATGTGGAAGGTTTTATCTAGAAAAGCGTTAATTTTGACCAGAAAGGATATCAAGGACTTACCTGATCCTACGAGTTCGaattcaatcaaagaattttcaaaaaaaaagaagaagaagaaaaagaaaaaaaagaaaagaaaaaaggaaaaagaaaagaaaatgaaaaaaggagaggccatgGTGAAAACCCACGAAGGgtaccttgagaccaaaggggttttgaattgaaaacccaggaatgggcagttcaaattttgatcaaaagtGGGGCATGCAGTAGCCTTGTCCTCTCTGAATTAATAAGAAGGAGagatgctacatcttggggcatcaacaaagtcttctaaGACTTCTAAaaacatatcaagttcaaaagggtcCTCAAGAAGCTCGTATAGAGAAGCTCAtactgcgatatctggggcacctgttttcatcttattcatttcgtatcttagcaaaatttgctaacttgattaatttattcatttcgagctgtgctctcaataaaatttcatcttattcattgtgataatctttttcatcttatCTTAGCagaatttgctatcttgattaatttattcatttcgagctgtgctttcaataaaatttcatcttatctattgtgataatctttttcatcttatCTTAGCagaatttgctatcttgattaatttattcattttgagctgtGCTctgaataaaatttcatcttatccattgtgataatcGTTTTCATcttatcttagcaaaatttgctatcttgattggTTTATTTGTTTAGAGCTTTcctctcaacaaaatttcattttgtccattttgataatctttttcaagcatttttcattgaaataatgattaatgggcTGATAATGTTCAAGCAAaaggagttttgcatattactctgaaaatttctaaataatacaggaacctgaaacatgactattgtttagagcataccaagtttaaagggtgaaatgtttaagaaggaaaagtctaaattaagattaTCCTTTcgaattttgttgtcaaaacattgattgagcaaaatgacaaaatgtcgtgttggtgacaaagcttcaatgaacaaataagcaatgatcaccaagtAATAAAAAGAGGTTTCTTGGAAGAGAAAGTTCtacaattgtgcataaatatttggtatgacaccctagGAATGGTGTTGAAGACCAAAGAGATTCAGATCCTGTATACCTGAATTACAGTGGGAGAGAATTGAGAGAGAGCCAGATCTTGTACTCATTGGGAGGAAGATGGCTcgaattttatgtcccaaaattaCCGTGGACTTAACCTTGAAGATTACAACGGATTGAACTCTGAAGATTACAGTAGGGGGCAATCTGGCTAAGTAAGAGATGAGTGTTACCAGCCAAACAAGATGGCATTTTGACGTGTTGGCAATAAAACCTCAGTGAATAACGAGTAATGATAGcctaagcattaaaaaggggatcattctcgaaaaatgacattctgcattcatgcaaatatcattcaatgCAAATATCATTCCTACAcacctagttaggagcatttgattcgttctgatcataacatcctaatcactaggcataatagGTTCATGAAATGGATTTTACAAGTCTTGTTCCCAGAGAACAAATCAATGAAGTTAcccatacccctgaagttgcagtgggatgaATTGAAGTCGTCATACCAAGTCCTATCTCTCAGAAATTATAGAGGAATGGACTAGAAgcagcagatcttgtctttctgtatttggcagcggaggagatcgaagatagtagatcttgtcttcctgtatttagCAGCGAaggagatcgaagataacagatcttgtcttcctatatttaGCAGCGGaagagatcgaagatagcagatcttgtcttcctgtatttgaaagcggaggagatcgaagatagcagatcttgtcttcatgtatttggcagcggaggagatcgaagatagcagatcttgtcttcctgtatttggcagcggaggagatcgaagatagcagatcttgtcttcctgtatttggcgcggaggggatcgaagatagcagatcttgtcttcctgtatttggcaacgaaggagatcgaagatagcagatcttgtcttcctgtatttggcagcggaggggatcgaagatagcagatcttgtcttcttgtattTGGTAGCGGAGGGATCGAAGATAgaagatcttgtcttcctgtatttggcagcagaggagatcgaagatagcagatcttgtcttcctgtatttggcagcggaggagatcaaagatagcagatagcagatcttgtcttcctgtatttggcagtggaggagatcaaagatagcagatcttgtcttcctgtatttggcagtagaggagatcgaagatagcagatcttgtattcctgtatttggcagcgaagGAGAtcgaaaatagcagatcttgtcttcctgtatttggcagcggagtagatcgaagatagcagatcttgtcttcctgtatttggcagcgaaggagatcgaagatagcagatcttgtcttcctgtatctggcagtgaagcagattcAAGCCACAAGCCTTATCTCCCGGAGCAGCAGTGGAATGGgtcgaagattgtagatctgGTCTTTCTGTACtggtagtgaagcagatcgaaaacaaatcTCATCCCCCTAAGGTTGTAGTGGGGCaggttgaagctataagtcttatcttaCTGAGGTTGCAGTAGAATAGACTGAAAATAGaaaaccttatctccctaaggttgTGGTGGAGCAGGTAAAAGATATAAGTCTTATTTccatgaagttgcagtggagtagactgaagatgAGTCTCatttccttgaagttgcagaggagcaaattgaagctactaatcctatctccctgaagttgtagtggagcggattaaaacgatgaatcctatacctctgaagttgcagtagtggagcaggttgaagatacaaaccttatctccctgaggttgcagtagaGTAGGCAGAAGATagcgagtcttatctccctaaagttgcagtggagtagactaaaATCACGAATCTCGTCCCCTAGAAGTTGCtgcgaagaagattgaagctacaagtcgaATCTTTCAGAGGATGCAGTAGGGTGGATCAAAGCAACAAGACCCAGTGGAGGGGAAGGAGGCTATCTGAAGAAGAAATGCACCAAGAGGTCAAGACTCGGCGAGACCGGGCAAATTTGGtttttcttagtctttgctctattctcgttacacgacaacgagcaaagaggggcagttgtaCAGCCCAAATTTAGCCCAGGCccatttacaaaataaacaaaccatTCAGACCCAAAAATAACTAAACCCAAACCCATTTCCAACTAGCccaaaaactaaaacatttcaGAAAAACCTAATCCCCCCTAACCCTAGGTGCCACCTTTAGCCTTTTTGACCTTTGGCCTTCTGCCACCGCCGCCAACATCACGTCGCCACCGCCACGGTCACGTCACCACCACCACTTGCGCCGTCACCtgcaaagaagaaacaaaacgAAGAGAACAAGCAAAAAGAGCACAAGCAGTagattcggctataaaaagctgaagaaaatgtattttttgggcggctttttcttttcttcttttcatctttGTATCAAAAAACATATATCATCAgcaagaaataaaaatcaagctTTAAGGTGATTTTTTAGATCCgatttcaatctcttttttttttcctttttttgttgtttttattttttatttcttatttcttaaacgaaaataaaagagaaaaggaaaaagggaaCTCACCGGAGAGAAGGCTTCGGGCGCCTCTATGACACCTCGTCGGCCGTCGGGGTGGTGGCGGTGCGGCGAGTGGCGCGGCGGAAGCCAAGTGACCCGATGGTCGGATTTCTTCGAGAGAAAAAGGGtccccttttttttgttttttttaggaAGAGCGGCTGAAGTGaatttttggaagaaaaatgggtttaaatAACCCcataaaacggcgccgtttgggCTTAAGGTTTAGAGActaaaaacggcgtcgttttggtctCTGACCCGCgtggtgacccgacccagggggaggatccgcgtgttttcttcAAATGGAATATTTGCGCAATTAGTCCTTTTGATTTTATAGCGCTTTCATGGAAGTTTTCTGCATATTTGCGATTTGgccacaaaattttatttttggttcattttAGTCCCCATCGAAGCACAGCGTTTTGAGGCTTTGGAgtatttaccattttggtcccccTCTCTTTTGGCGcgtcacaatttaatcctttttgttttttatctcGATTTCACCCAATACTTTcgtttttatttcgatttagtccatatcttggcaattttattatttagttattattattattattgttattattatcattattattattatctactTATCTATACTTatctttttaattcaaatttcgatatatacatatatatatgtgcatatattttatgatatacatatttttatgaCTTATATATACGCttacatatttttctttatatatattttacaacttATATTCATAtccatatatctatatacatattttcattttataaatatatatacatacttacatacaatctttaatttaaaatataccttttatatacttttaaattcatatacatatatattactttatatattttagtttatatacatatatactgtatatatatatatatatattttattattattcattttataatcttaatatacatatatatatatttatatactcaTTTATATATGATTCATATTTTCCGCATACATATGTAcaactttttacattttttttctaattttatttatctgatttgtttgtttgtttatttcattttctttattattttgaatgaatgttttaatttatttgtttatatattgttattttatatgattataagtatgatttttattatattgtccctattgtttgtattatttttacactTCTGCGTGCATTATGATTTTATTGGCTTTCGTTTTTTTCCTACGATTTtcgtatttcattttatttgatataacaaatttgttttgaataaataatatctcgtgtttagattcgagaaaaTCGTACCCTAatttactgggtttcgattttcacaacaCATCTAAATGCACGattcttttcaaactcaagttctTAGTAATCTCGAGATTTAAaaatcgtgtcctaacttactggtcgtgatatcctttttaaatccgagatagctaaaatatcttttaaataagtaaatttttgacattcgttcgcgtatcgggaattcgagacattgtatcctaacttactggatatgattctctttctcacatgaaatatgcccctttttccaaaattttcaacgttttaatacaaggatcgtatttttaaaattcttcaaagttttcaattttcgacattaagacattaactaatcaactaggtaccaattttgggcgttacgagggtgctaatccttcctcgtacgtaatcgactcccgaacccgttttctgaatttcgtagaccaaactcgttgttttaataaaattaaattgtttattaaaaataaccgcTTTTAAAGGTGACCTGATCACAGcttatcaaaaaagattggtggcgactcccactttcgttttcatttttcaaaacccaagttgaccccgttttcatccaaaaaatggtgtcaacagcctAAAAAATAGTTTATTGTCTAAATAGGTCGattttttgaaaacttaaagAAATATGTTGTTTTTGGGAAGAGAGTGTGAAAGCACGCAGTTGGACTCGCTTTCTACATAGTTGGCAGGAAAGTGCACCTAGTTGGCCGCGCTTTCTttttaacttgtaattttttacttttttaatataattagtttCTGTAGTTAGATGGTTAAATGCTAATAGTTTTGTCCTTTTACGTTTTTCTCTGTAATCAACTTCTCATTTACGATCAACATCTTCCGAAGTCTTTCTTGAACGAATTTTTTTCTATGGAAAAATAAAGTATCTTGTCGAAGtcttttataatgattttcaaaaCAACCTATAGTTGTTCAAAGAccctttcatatattttattaggtACCAAGGAAAGTTAATTCTGGCCTCAAAGGATACGCCTCTTCTGATCAATAAGTGGAAATATTACTTTGTCGATTTatggaaatattatttttacctgTGGCCTCAATCAGAAAGGGTCCGTATAAatcaattttctaaatattcTCTCAACTTTCTAGGCTATTTTTTAAGTGTGCGATTAAATCCTTCAGTGGTATGGAGtcaaaaattcatttctaataGATAATGCTACGAAGACATTGGATACAAGAATTCCAATTATTTCGCTCATTGGATGAGTCCCAGTTTCAATTTCTCTTCtactcacatttgtattttttttattttatgttgttttaagtttttttttaattaatattttttaatatatcagCTTCCTTagttaaatggataaataataattttatccttGAGACCTGAGTTCAATTCCCTTTTCTAAAcgcatttgtaatttttatttcatgttatttcaagcatttattattattaattaataaatatattattttcaaattagttgatgtttatattatatataaaggagttattaatttcaaatatttttaacataatgatatgtaaaatatatttttattatataattacatatttattatttgattttatgaataatgagttattaattaaaaatataaattaaaatattttttgaaaataatatatttattaattaaaaataaaaacttgaaacaatataaaataaaaattacaaatatatttagaaaagggaaatgaaaaggatgaaattattatatttgaccGCTTAACTATTGAAGTtgaattctaaaatattaattaaaaataataataaaagtttaaaacaacatgaaataaaaaaatactaatttgagTGGGAGAGAATTAAACTTGGGACTTAAGGAAAAAATTACTAGTATTTAACCATTTGACTAAAAGAACTAATTGtattaaaaaagtcaaaaattgcAACTTAAAGGGAAAGTACGTCCAGTTGGGCGTGCTTTCCTACCAGCTGTGCAAAAAGCACGCTCAACTGGACTCACTTTCACAcactttcttaaaaaaaacGACCTATtttcagatatatatatatatatatataaaatgagatttgaacccataactattacattaataaaatttaaagtttaccattcaaccaaaactttattttaatttttcgtcaattatatatctataaaactatttattgtatgttaattttaaagatagaatttttttaatataattaaaaatcataattttgtataTGGAATCAATGTCATCCATTTTGAGCATAGTCCACTCATTggataattaaactttaaagtCTTGGTTTTGGGTGTAAGCCCACTTGTGTAACCaaaactcaattttaatattatttttaagtgatTGAAGAAAAAGTAGTAAGTAAGCTCTAcaaatcttcttcttcttcaatactTGTAAAAGTCAATCACTTCAACCTCTTTTTCATCTATTCTCTAGTAACACCACTTTGTTGTCAGGATACGATGATGAGGTTAAACATAGCAAAGGCCCCAGATTTTTCTTCAACGACTTAGTTCGATGTCATGATGAGGTAGCAACAACTATAAACAACTCTCCAAAAAAATGCTACATATACTTCACTAAAATACAAAAAGGAATTTCATGAGTCTGCCCCCCAACTTGGATACACCAATTTCCAGACAAATGAAGCAACTTGACTATGGTCGCATTATCAAGAGAGGTGCTCTGAACTTAACAGAGGGGTTCCGTTTCTTGTTCTTGATGAAGCTGATCAGATGCTTCAAGTAGGATTTGCTGAGGATGTTGAAACCATACTGGAGAAGCTGCCTGCAAAACGTCAAAGCATGATGTTTTCTGCAACAATGCCTAATTGGATCAAAAGCCTTACCCAAAAGCATTTGATCTGGCTTGTGTGATATATACTTTTCACCCATCTTTAGATTCTTGCTTCTAGGTATTGGTGGTGATTGTATTATGGAAATTTAGGGATCTAAAAACCAATGCATGCCCTATTGGaagttatgaaatttgaatCCTTGTGCTGCAGCTGGAATATTAGAATATCTAATCAAGGTTGTTGTAGAGGGAAAGACACGTATACATAGCGCTACTTATTTTTAATGACTTACGTGCACCTGCAGGTTGGAGATTCTGATCAAAAGTTGGCAGAAGGAATTTCCGTGTGTTCTATTGTAGCTGATATGCGAGGAAAAGCATCAATTAGTGGTCCTCTAATAACTTAAGGGTCATGACATTATGGtttttttgttggttttattttagttttggatCAATACACATTATGGTTCATGCTCAATAAGTGTCGAGGTTTCTGTCATCATCAAGTCCTTTCTCCCCAGGAGCATGCAAAAGGAGGAAAGTGTATTGTTTTCACTCAAACAAAGCGTGATGCTGATCGACTAGCTTATGCTATGGCAAGAAACTTTAAATGTGAAGCTTTGCATGGTGATATTTCACAAACCCAGAGGGAGACAACTCTCTCAGGCTTCCGAGATGGGCGTTTTAATATTTTGGTTGCTACTGATGTTGCTGCTCGAGGGCTTGATATACCTAGTGTTCACCTGGTTATTCTCTTTCAAAGTTCTTACCCATTTTTTAAGTGTTCTGTTAGAAACTGTAGTTATCTCTGTTGATTATAGATGATAACTCAATGTTTTTGGCTCATGATGCCAGACACATGTCTGGTTTGTTGGTATCTTAGTTGTCGTACCCTGCCAAGGATAATCTGTTTCTTATGGCTCATTGATGGGATATACACAATAACAAACTCCCAAGACTGTACGAGAATTGTACCTGAAATATATAGTGAATTAGACATTGATTGCTATGTTACTGCATGTTCTTATGGATTGAACTTTTAAGCTGATCACTTGTTAATTTGTTGTAGCTTCCTAGGGTCGAGGTTGAAGGCTGAAGCTCTGGCATGTTCAATGAGATGGGAGCTGGTGGTCGATTTGGGTCAAATGGAGGTACACGAGATAGTATATATGGGCTTTTTCCTTTCTGGCAGGCAGGGAGAATATGGATTTGGCCGTCCTGGAGGCAACAGGGGTCCTGGGTCTAGTCGTAGTGGTGACTGGTTTTCTGATGAGATGGGTGGCTATGCAGGATCTACCTCTAGTTGCTTTGGTTCTAATCATCAGTCTGGAAACTTTGGTGGATTTGGGGAGCTGGGTAAATCAGATCATTCTGGGAGCTTTGGTGCAAGACGTAGTTTTGGAGACTTTGGTTCAGGCAATCTAGGTAGGTTCGGTGAGAGTCGTTCTGGTCAGACTGACAGTGGCTTTGGGAGCTTTTCTGGTCGTTTTGGTGACAATTGTTCAAATTGAATTAGTAGGAGCCATGGTGATTCTCAATCTAGTCTTTTGGCAGCTCGATGGGCtctaatgttgatgatgatcgaTTCACTAGACAAAGACCCTTACAAATTCTTTAAGGTAAGCATGATGTAAGTAAACACAGCTAGGAACTCTACCTCTCTGTTGTCCTCTCTAACTATAGCACTTTTTGCTTTCAACTTGAAATGAACTTGGTAGCATAAGTTGTGAATTACAAACATTTTGACAAGATTGCCCTGTGCCAActaattttctatatatattccTAATGCTAACCATCTCTTCCTTCAGTTTTTGTTTTCTCTGGTAATGCCTTGAAAGTTTTAGTGGATCAGATTAGTATGGAAGAGCTTGTAACATATACTTGATGACATTTCAGCCCTATTCTGATTGAACAATTGGAGCTTGTACCTATAGCTTGAGATGGCAGGGTCATTTCAtcattgttttgttttgttttattgtgaCAAGGGCCTTGCGTATTAGGGTTTCGTTAATGGATAAAAATCGAATCATCAAAGTGTGCAATTttcattgctttttttttagatttaccTAGTAGAGGATTGTTGCTAAGGTAACATTAGAGTTTCACCAGAAAGGGATAATCCATGAGTCGATTGATGTTTGAATGTTGGGTGCAGAAGTGATCCTTGTTTTGTGTCTCCAAATTCTTTTGATGCGTTGGGACTTGTAATCTTGCCACATAATGGTTTCCTTGCTTACAACATTTGGCATAGGTTTCGGCTCTTATTCCAGCCATTAGGTTGGGATAAGCATGTCCAAATGCCAATTGAGTTTGGCTCGATGGCTAGTGTGGCAGGTGTTGTTGCTTTGTCTTTGCATATTGAAAAGGTGATCGTTGCAGCCCTTTGAGCATCGCGTTTTTGCTTCACTTTTTTATCGAGGACATTGTTGTCATGACTTCACCCTTTATTGCCCTTGCCTTCAtttattttgcatgtcatggaggTGAGCATTGCAACGTACACTTTTGCTTGTTTACGGTAACCTAGGTTGAATAATAAGTTGGTggttctttgttttgtttcatcACATGTGGCCTTCTCCTTTTGTGACCATATGACTATTGGCCAACCAGTTGGGCCGGTCTTGTTATTTCATTTCTACACTTTTGGTTGATTATTGTGGCTTACGTGTAGTGGTTGTTCATTTCATTCCTCAACCATGTGGTTAAGGATTTGATCCCCATCCATGGTGATGAAAcacatttcataattaatcatttacTTCTTTGAAAAGCATCATGAGCGGGCATATGGTAAGTACATAATAGAATGCTTATACCTTCATGGTTTTAAGAGGTAAAACTCAATTATCAATTGGTAATTATGAGATGTAGTGCTTATGGCATGGGGTTGTATATTTCATGATCAACTATTTGCTACCTTAAttacaaccaaaaaaaaaagttatctATTGGTccaacttttcaaaaattaagctCCCAAATTCATAACATTGTAGTTTTATGTTATTAGGGTGCAAAAGTAGAGCTTAtcacaaattattaatacaaGCATGGAATTggataattaaattagaataaatatgaGATGAATATTACAATTTGCAATTTATTTGCATGGAATtggaaagtaatttaaaaataattcaattttaaatagtttattagaataaaatttgaGCTAAAACTTGCATATGATTTTTGGGATTCGATTTTAGCTTTATCTTGAaatatttgagtttgatttGTTTTAGAAATTAAGGGTCCGTTTGTTTTCATGTAAAAAGTTTTACGAAAAATGTTTTATGCATTTTcctgtgtttgtttcacagaaAACAGCTTGATCAACGGAAAATAATTTACAGATCAACGGAAAATAAGcctttttctttgtaaaatgacttacccttttgaaaaacataagtcattttccagaaaagagctcatcaataaataattttatttttatataaaaattaacttaaattaagtttaatattattatattgataataaattttatttttatttttaaaatatttaaaatattaatataatttattattttaataaattatttaacatttaaattttattttaatagtaaattttaaaataataattttaaataatattattcacatattattgaaaatatcaatattaatattttaatactaaatatttattacaattataaatatattaataataaatattttgtagtataaatgttaaaatatgtcataagtctatatactattcacaaatttgcaatttagtttctatacttttattttcaagaatttagtcctctactttccaaatttgaaaatcaagtccaattgttgacattgttgatttttttgtcaattttgttaatgtcatattttaaataaaaaaatactcagTTGGTAAtcatataactaaaaataatcgttgcaatga
The window above is part of the Gossypium raimondii isolate GPD5lz chromosome 9, ASM2569854v1, whole genome shotgun sequence genome. Proteins encoded here:
- the LOC105798089 gene encoding uncharacterized protein LOC105798089 — protein: MLWQETLNVKLCMVIFHKPRGRQLSQASEMGVLIFWLLLMLLLEGLIYLVFTCFLGSRLKAEALACSMRWELVVDLGQMEVHEIVYMGFFLSGRQGEYGFGRPGGNRGPGSSRSGDWFSDEMGGYAGSTSSCFGSNHQSGNFGGFGELGKSDHSGSFGARRSFGDFGSGNLGRFGESRSGQTDSGFGSFSGRFGDNCSN